GGCCGAGCCGCTGGGCTACGGCCACGCGGTGCTGTGCGCCCGCCCCTTCGTGGGCGACCAGCCCTTCCTGCACCTGGTGGGCGACCACCTGTATATGAGCCACACCGCCAAGGGCTGCGCCCAGCAGCTGGTCGAGCTGGCCCGCGCCGAGAGCTGCGCGGTCTCGGCGGTGCAGCCCTCGCGCGAGAGCCTGCTGCCCTACTACGGCGTGGTCGGCGGGCACCTGGTGGCTGGCCAGCAGAACCTCTACCTAGTGGATCAGGTGGCCGAGAAGCCCACGCCCACCGAGGCCGAGCAGCGGCTGAACGTGCCCGGGCTGCGCGTGGGCCACTACCTGTGCTTCTTCGGGATGCACGTGCTGACGCCGCAGGTGATGGACATCCTCGACCGGCAGCTGGCCGAGGCGGGCGGCGCGCCCATCCAGCTCTCGCCCGCGCTAGATGCGCTGGCCAAGCACGAGCGCTACCTGGCCCTGGCCAACCTGGGCCGCCGCTACGATGTGGGCGTGAAGTACGGCCTGCTCACCGCCCAGCTGGCCCTGGCCCTGGGCGGCAGCGCCCGCGACGAGGTGCTGGCCATGCTCGTCGAGCTGCTGGCCACCCGCACGATCGAGTCCGCCCAGTAGCTGGTGCCCCACGCACCCGCCGTGACCCAGGAGCACGCCGTGTCTGTTCTCACCACGATCATCACCTCGCCCACCCCCGAGGAGCGCGACCGCTCGCTCGACGCCTTCTGCCGCGACGCCACGGTGGATGCGCTGCTGCGCGAGTGCGCCGAGCTGGATGCGCTGCGCCGATCCAGCGACAACCTCTACCATCGGGTGCGCGCGCTGTTCTTTCTCTACGCGATCTACCGATTCTATCTACCGCGCCACGCCCAGGCCTCGTGCCGTGGCCTCATCCCCTTCGAGGGCTACGAGCACCTGCTCAACCGCCGCTTCGAGGAGGCGATCACGGTCTTCAGCGAGGCCGCCCAGGCCGAGGGGCCGACCGACGCGCTGTGCAGCGCGCTGGCCAACGCCTACCACCGGCTGGCCTTCCAGACCCTGGCCGACCAGGTGCGCCGCTCGGTGCGCTCGGTGCGCGGCAACCAGTGGATGTTCCGCGTCGGCCACCCGTTCGACCAGCCGCTGCGGGTGCGGCCCGAGCTGCTGCGCCCGCTGGATGCGCACGGCTACGCCTTCCCCGTGCTGCGCGAGACCACGCCGGTGCGCATGGATCTGACCCACAGCGGCTGGAGCGACATCTTCTTCCTGGGCATGGATTTCCCCGAGGGCGCGCAGGTGCTGAACGTCTCGATCGACCTGGGCGTGCACGGGCGCGACGCCGCCCCCAGGCCGCCGGTCGAGGCCTACTTCCGCGTGATCGACCAGCCGGTGCTGCGGCTCACCAGCATCGACCTGGCCACCACCGCCGACATCACCGACCTGTCCGAGGTCTTCGACTTCGCCCGCGACTACCTGGGCCTGCTCAAGGCCGCCCTGATCGCGGCAGGCGTGGTGCCGCCCGGGATCGAGGGGTCGGGCCAGAAGCTCTCGGATCTGCTGGCGCGGATGGTCGGCCAGGGGCGCGGCATCGAGCTGGTGAGCCAGGTCAACGACATCCCCAAAGGCTCGCGGCTGGCCGTTTCCACCAACCTGCTGGCCGCGCTGATCGCGGCGTGCATGCGCGCCACCGGGCAGGCCACATCGCTCACCGGCCAGCTGCGCGAGGACGAGCGGCGGCTGGTGGCCGCCCGCGCCATCCTGGGCGAGTGGCTGGGCGGCTCGGGCGGCGGCTGGCAGGATTCAGGCGGCGTCTGGCCGGGGATCAAGCACATCCAGGGCACGCTGGCCACCGAGGGCGACCCCGAGCACGGCATTAGCCGGGGGCGGCTGCTGCCAAGCCACCACATCCTCACCCGCGACCAGGCATCCGACGCCACACGCCAGGCCCTGCAGGATAGCCTGGTGCTGGTGCACGGCGGCATGGCCCAGAACGTCGGGCCGATCTTGGAGATGGTGACGGAGAAGTACCTGCTGCGCAGCGATGCCGAGTGGGTTGGCCGCCAGGACGCGATTAGCATCCTTGAGCACATCCTGGCCGCCCTGCGCGATGGCGACATCGCCGCCATCGGCGAGCTGACCACCCGCAACTTCTTCGGCCCGATCCAGACGATCATCCCCTGGGCATCCAACCTCTACACCGAGCAGCTGATCGCCCAGGCCCGCGAGCGCTTCGGCCAAGACTTCTGGGGCTTCTGGATGCTCGGCGGCATGTCGGGCGGCGGCATGGGCTTTATCTTCGCGCCCCACCGTAAGGCCGAGGCCCAAGAGTACCTGCAGACCATGATGCGCGAGACCAAGCGGCGGCTGGAAAACGCGCTGCCCTTCGCCATGGACCCGGTGGTCTACGACTTCGCGATCAACGAGCGCGGCACCTACGCCGACCTGCTGGAGGGCGACAGCGCGCTGATGCCGCCCGGCTACTACGCCCTAACGGTGCCGCAGATGCTGCGGGCCGACCCGCGCAGCCTCGCGCCCTCGCGCCGCGCCGAGCTAGAGCGCTTCGGGATGGCGGTGCGCACCCAGCCCCAGCTCTCCACCATGGTGCCCAAGCTGTTCGACCTGCTGCTGCCGCGCGCCCAGGAGGACGGCGGCGGCGCGCAGACGCTCCAGGCCCTGCTTGAGCAGAATGGCTTCGACCGGCTCCAGCACGAGCAGATCCGCGCCGACCTGCGCGCCGGGCGCATCGGGCTACTGCAGAACCGGCTCGCGCCCACCACCGACATCCGCGACGTGGAGCAGGGCGATGTGGTGGACGCCACCGGCGGCCTGCCCGACGAGCTGCGCGCCCTCGGCGCGGCAGCGCTCCAGCGCGGCGAGGTGGCCGTGGTGTCGCTGGCGGCGGGCGCAGGCAGCCGCTGGACCCAGGGCGCAGGCGTGGTGAAGGCGCTCCACCCCTTCGCCAAGCTAGGCGGCAGGCACCGCACCTTCATCGAGACCCACCTGGCCAAGAGCCGCCGCGCCAGCAGGCTGGCCGGAACGCCGGTGCCGCACATCTTCACCACCAGCTACCTGACCCACGGCCCCACCGAGGCCTACCTGCGCAGCGAGGCCAACTACGGCTACCAGGGGCCTCTGTTGCTCTCGCCGGGGCGCTCGGTGGGCCTGCGGCTGGTGCCCATGGCCCGCGACCTGCGCTTCGCCTGGGAGGAGACCGCCCAGCAGATCCTGGACGCACAGGCCCAGAAGATGCGCGACAGCCTGCACTCGGCCCTGATCGGCTGGGCGCTGGGCACTGGCGAGGGCAGCGACTACACCGACAACATGCCCAGCCAGTGCCTGCACCCCACCGGCCACTGGTTCGAGCTGCCCAACATGCTGCGCAACGGCACGCTGGCGCGGCTGCTGGCTGAGCGCCCCCAGCTGCGCTACCTGATGCTGCACAACATCGACACGCTCGGGGCCGACCTCGACCCGGCGCTGCTGGGCCTGCACATCCAGCGCGGCGGCGCGCTGACCTTCGAGGTGATCACCCGCCGGATCGAGGATCGCGGCGGCGGCCTCGCCCGCGTGGATGGCCAGCTGCGCCTGCTGGAGGGCCTGGCGATGCCGCGCGAGGAGGACGAGTTCACGCTCTCGTACTACAACACGCTCACCACCTGGATCAGCATCGACCAGCTGCTCGACGCCTTCGGGCTGCGCCGCGAGGATCTGGCCGATGAGGAAAAGGTCACGGCGGCGGTGCGGGCGCTGGGCGCGCGGCTGCCCACCTACATCACCCTGAAGGATGTAAAGAAGCGCTGGGGCCACGGCCAGGAGGACATATTCCCGGTGGCGCAGTTTGAAAAGCTGTGGGGCGATATGACCGCGCTGGCCGACCTGCGCAGCGTGTTCGTGGCGGTGCCCCGCCCGCGCGGCCAGCAGCTGAAGGATCAGGCCCAGCTCGACGGCTGGCTGCGCGACGGCACGGCGGCCTATGTCGAGGGCCTGTGCGAGTGGGACTGATCGAGCGGGGGCTAGGTGACCAATGGCCACCTAGCCCAGCCCCCAACGGCAATCGCGGCATGGTAGAATACGGCCACTAGGCACATACCCGTAGCCCCAAGGCCAGCCCTATGAAGCCCACCGCCGAGCAGCGCAACGCCGCATCCCCAACCCAACAGCACGCCCGCAAGATGGCCGAGCAGCGCGCCGAGCTTCAGCGGCGGCAGATCGCCGAGCTGGCCACGCTCGCGTGCTTCCAGGGCGTGCCCACCGCGGTGCTGCAGGGGCTCGCCCCGCACTGCACCCTGCGCATCCTCACGCCGGGCGGGCCAAGCCTTGAGCAGGGCCGCCAGCCAAGCCTCTACATCGTGCTGCAGGGCCAAGCCGACCTGGCCCTGATCGACCAGCACCACCGCACTGTGGAGATCGGAACCTATAGCCGGGGCGCGTGCTTTGGCGAGGGGCCGCTGTTCGGCGCGATCTTCCGGGGGGTCTACGCCGAATCCAGCGAGCTATGCTCGCTGCTGCAAATCTCGATCGAGGCCGTGCGCACCGCCAGCGCGGCCAGCCCCGCGCTGGCGGCCAACCTGCGCGAGGTCTACCGACACCACCTGGCCGCCCACGCGCTCAGCCGCACCCAGCTCTTCCAGTCGCTCGCCCCCGCCGAGCGCGACCAGATCGCCCAGATGCTCACGCCGCACACCTACGAGCACGGCCAGCAGATCATCGCCCTCGGCGAGCCGGGGTCGGCGCTCTACCTGATCGAGTCGGGCCAGTGCGTGATCAGCCGCGACGGCGCGCTGATCGCCCAGCTGGAAGATGGCGCATTCTTCGGCGAGATCTCGCTGCTGACCGGCAGCAGACACACCGCCGACGTCCACGCCATCACGCCCACCACTGTGCTTGAGCTGCCGCGCTCCACCTTCCTCGATCTGATCGAGCGCCACGCCGAGCTGTCCCAGCAGCTCCACCACCTCGTCGAGCAGCGGCTGCAGGCGCAGTCATCCCAGAGCCACGATGGCCACCTGGCGCTGGTGGGCAGCGCCATACCGCACGGGCTGCTGCGCGGCTCGCACCTGCTGGTGCGCGACACCACGCGCTGCCCCGATGGCTGCTCGCTCTGCACCCAGGCCTGCGCCGAGCGGCACGGCCAGCCGCGCCTGCGGCCAAACGGCGTGGCCTACAAGCACCTCGACCTGATGGACGCGTGCCGCCAGTGCAGCAGCCAGCCCGAGTGCGTAGCCGCCTGCCCGCACGATGCCATCCAGCGCGCTCCCAACGGCGCGCTGATCATCACCGGCAGCTGCGATGGGTGTGGCAAATGTGCCCCGGCCTGCCCCTACGATGCCATCACGATGATCGACCACCCCTTCACCCCGCAGCCCCAGCTGCAAAAGCTCTGGCAGCGCCTCATCCGCCGCAATGGCGAGATCGCGCTCGACCCTGTGCGCCCGGCCCAGAGCCCCGACAAATGCGATCTCTGCCACGGCCACAGCGACCTCGCCTGCGTCGAGGGCTGCCCGACCGGGGCGCTCCGGCTCATCCCCGTCGACGAGATCTTCCCGTTCTAGCCCAAACGGGCAGCGGGCATGGGACCGCTGGGGCATACAGCGAGGCCGCGCGCGCGGCTATACTGAGCGCGGTATGCATCGATACCGCAGCTACCACCACCCACGCCTATGATCGCACAGCTTATCGAGTCACTCCTCGCCCTGCTGTTCCCCGAGCGCTGCGCGGGCTGCGGCGCCCTGGGCGAGCCGCTCTGCGAGCGCTGCCGCAGCGCCCTGGACATCTACCCCGACCATGTGCGCGGCATCCCCGCGCTCGATGCCATCAGCATCGGCTACATCTACCAGCGGCCCATCCGCGAGGCCATCCACCAGCTCAAGTACCGCCGCCGCAGGCGCGTGGCCCAGCCCCTTGGGCAGCTGCTGGCCGAGCTAGCCCGCCCCCACGCCCCCGACATCGACGCGGTCATGCCGGTGCCAATGCACGCCAGCCGCCTCGCCGAGCGTGGCTTCAACCAGGCCGAGCTGCTGGCCAGCGCGGCGGCGCGCGGGGCTGGGCTGCCATGCGTTGCCGCGGGGCTGGTGCGCACTCGCGCCACCAGCCAGCAGGCCCACCTCAACGCCCAGCAGCGCCAAGCAAACATGCGCGGCGTGTTTGCCTGGCAGGCCGCTGCACCGCCACCCGCACGAATTCTGCTAGTCGACGATGTGCTCACCACCGGCGCGACCATGAGCGCCTGCGCCATAGCGCTGCGTGAGGCGGGCAGCCGCGAGGTCTATGGCCTCGCGCTGGCCCGCAGCATCCGCTAGGGCGCAAAAAAGGGCGCGCCGGGTTTCCCCAGCGCGCCCCACCTGCGGCAGCCAGCAGCTACCAGCGCCCGCTCTGGCCCGGCACTGTCGCACCGAAGATGCTAGGCGGCAGCTTGAAGCCATGGGCCTCCAGCTTACTGGTGAAGCGCGGGCGCGTACCCGTCGGCTTCAGATCGCATATGATCTTACCCTCGGGCGTCTTACCCTTGATGTCTAGGATGAAGATATCCTGTAGCACCACGGTGTCGCCCTCCATGCCCTGCACCTCGGTGATATAGGCCACCTTGCGCTGGCCATCGTCGAGGCGGGTCTGCTGCACAATCAGGTCGATAGCCGAGGCGATCTGCTCGCGGATAACCTTGAGCGGCATATCCATACCGGCCATCATCGCCATTGTCTCCATACGCGAGATAGCATCGCGCGGGGTGTTGGCGTGCAGTGTGGTGAGCGAGCCGTCGTGACCGGTGTTCATGGCCTGGAGCATGTCCATCGTCTCGCCGCCGCGGCACTCGCCGATCACCACGCGCTCGGGGCGCATACGCAGCGAGTTAATCACCAGGTCGCGAATGCTCACGCGGCCCGAGCCATCGATCTCGGCGGGCTTCGACTCAAGCCGCACCACGTGATCCTGGCCCAGCTTCAGCTCGGCGCTGTCCTCGATCGTCACGATTCGCTCATCCTGCGGGATGAAGTTGGAGAGCACGTTGAGCAGCGTAGTCTTACCAGAGCCAGTGCCACCGGACACCACCACGTTCAGGCGGCTCACCACACAGGCGCGCAGGAACTCGGCCATCTCGTTCGTGACCGAGCCAAACCGCACGAGATCCTCGATCTGCAGCTTGTTCTTGGAAAACTTACGGATGGTGATCGAGGGGCCATCGATCGCGCAGGGCGGGATGATGGCATTGACGCGGCTGCCATCAGGCAGGCGGGCATCCACCATCGGCCATTTGCGGTCGACGCGGCGGCCCAGCGGGCGGATGATGCGGTCAATCACCTTCAGCACGTGCTCGTCGTTGGCAAACTGCACGGGCGTCATGATCAGCTTGCCCTTCTGCTCGATGTAGACTTGCTTGGGGCCATTGACCATGACCTCGCTCACCGTCTCATCGCGCAGCAGCGGCTCCATCGGCCCGAAGCCGAACAGCTCATCGAGCACCATGTCGTAGAGCTGGCGCACCTGCGGCTCGCTCAGGCTGGTGTTGCTCTGGCGGTAGTAGTTGCCAAAGCGCTCCTGCAGCATGCGCTCGGACTCGGGGGTGCGCTTCAGCTCTTGGTTGTTCAGCGAGCCTTGGATGCGGTCGACGATCCAGAGCGACAGCTCGATGATCTTCTGCTGTGTTGCGGTGTCGCTCGTGCCGTATGAAACAGCGCCGCCGGCTCCGACCGTCGCGCTCGACACGCGCTCCTCCAGGGCCGAGCGCTGGGGCGCAGGCGCGGCGTTCGGCGGTGGCGGTGGCACTGCGGTGCCCAGCTGCGAGCCGCGCGGCTCGGCGGGCGGGGCGGGCTGTGGGGCAGGGGCCGCATTCTCGGCAGGCTGTGGGGTGTTTCCAATACGCTTCAGAAGCGACATTGTGCAGATCTCCTCTCAGGAGGCAAGCTCATGGGTTAGAAACGGTGTGCCTAGTTAAACTTCACAAAGTACGCCTCGCAGGCGCGGTCGATCAGCTCTTTCGACATGGTGGGCGTTGCGCCGCGGTAGCGCGACTCATCCAAGATCTGGTCGCACAGGTCGCGCGGGTGGCAGGAGCGCAGGTCGCGCCGCACCTTCATATAGTGCTCCTGGATCAGGTAGCGCAGCCCATCATCCGAGTAGGGCACGCCCTTGGCCTTGGCCACGCGCCGGAAGATCTCGCGGTACTCATCGGGCGTGGGATTGGGCACCTCGATCTTGTGGCGGATGCGCCGCAGGAAGGCATCATCGACCAGATCTTTCGGCGAGAGATTGGTTGAGAACACGATCAGCACATCGAAGGGCACCTGCAGCTTCTTGCCGGTCTGCAGCGCCAGATAGTCGATCTTCTTCTCCAGCGGCACGATCCAGCGGTTCAGCAGATCCTGCGGGCGGATCTTCTGCCGCCCGAAGTCGTCGATCAGGAACAGCCCGCCGTTAGCCTTCAGCTGGTAGGGGGCCTCGTACACCTTCGAGATCGGGTCGAAGATCAGCTCCAGCTGCTCCATGATCAGCTCGCCGCCGACCACCACCTGCGGTCGCTTGCACACCACCCAGCGGCGGTCGGGCACGAACTCGTGATGCTGGGGGGCGCCGCCAAACGCCGCGTTTGGCTCGCTGCGCGTCACCGGGGGCTGCGGGATGGGCTTGTGGTTCAGCGGGTCGAAGACCTTGATCACCTGACCGTCGATCTCCACCGCGTAGGGGATGAGGATCTGGCCGCCCATCATGTTGGCGATGCCCTCGGCGATCGTGGTCTTGCCGTTGCCGGGCGGGCCATACAGGAAGAGCGACCGGGCCGAGTTGGCGGCGGGGCCGATCTTGTCGAGCATGGTCTGGTTCACCACCAGGTGGCTGAAGGCATCATTGACCACGCGGCCATCCACCACCATATTGCCCACCGACTGGCGCTGCACGATATCGATGTACACCGCCAGCGGCACCGGGGCCGGGCCTGCATACTGCGAGCGCGCCAGCACCTCGTTGATCTTCAGGCGACCCTTGTTGGCGATCACATACTGGAAGGCGCGCTCGTTGAAGCCGCCCTGCGCGCCGGTGATATCAACATACTCCTCAAGCTTGAGGAACTCCAGCGCCTTGTCGATCACGCCCAGGAAGGGCAGCTTGGTCTCGTCTTCGATCTGCTGGCCGGTGATGCTGCCGTTGAAGTAGACGATCTTCAGCACCAGATCGTTGATGAAGCCCATGCCCAGGCCCGTCTCGCTGATCGAGGTCGGCTCGGGGGGGATCGGAACGACCGGGCCGCCGCCACCGCCGCCAGAACCAGCGGTCGGGCCCTGGTTGGATGCACTCGTAAACTCGCGTAGTTGAAAGCTCATAGTGGTATCTGTGGGATAGGGCGATCTGCCAGCCAGGGCACATCGCGGATGAAAATATGGTCGCTCAGCGGGCTGAGAAGCACAATATGCGCAGCGGCGACAAGCATCTGCGCGCTGTGGTAGATCAGGGTTTCCTCGGATGCGCTATAGACATGTGCATCGATAATGGTGAGGAACGAGGCGCGGTTGGCATCGATCACATCTTTCAGCCACTGATCGGGGCCAGTATGGATGCTGCCAATGATAACATGCTCGGGGGTGCGAATAAAGACCCGAATCGCGCCCGAGTCTGTTGGCGGGGGAGAATACGTGCCCGTGTCGTCCGCATGCGGTTCCATCTCACCTCCCACAGGTTTCCTCGGCCCCGTGCGCCATGTGGTGGCGAGACAAGAGACCCCGAGGCTCGACAGGAACAGACCATACAAAAACGCCAAGCGATACGATATCGCTCGGCTCTAGTATACGGTCCGAGGGCTTGGATGGCAATAGTACAAGAGAGCTAGTCTCTCACGGTATCGTTACCAGCCCGGGGTGTCGGCTGGGGGCGCGGGGCCGCCCAGCCGACGCGGGGAAACAGCTACTCTTCGTTGATATCGTCGTCCTCGCCGATATCCTGCTCGATATCGTCCAGGCCCAGCTCCTCGTCATCGCCGCCGAAGGTGTCGTCCTCCTCGATCTCGACATCGTCGTTCGAGTCGTCGTCCTCCAGCATATCGCCATCCAGATCCTCGTAGGTGCCGGTAGCCACATAGCCGCGCAGCGAGCCCTCGCCGAACTTGCCGGGGAACGAGATGCGGCCGCGCTGCGAGGG
This portion of the Chloroflexia bacterium SDU3-3 genome encodes:
- a CDS encoding cyclic nucleotide-binding domain-containing protein — translated: MKPTAEQRNAASPTQQHARKMAEQRAELQRRQIAELATLACFQGVPTAVLQGLAPHCTLRILTPGGPSLEQGRQPSLYIVLQGQADLALIDQHHRTVEIGTYSRGACFGEGPLFGAIFRGVYAESSELCSLLQISIEAVRTASAASPALAANLREVYRHHLAAHALSRTQLFQSLAPAERDQIAQMLTPHTYEHGQQIIALGEPGSALYLIESGQCVISRDGALIAQLEDGAFFGEISLLTGSRHTADVHAITPTTVLELPRSTFLDLIERHAELSQQLHHLVEQRLQAQSSQSHDGHLALVGSAIPHGLLRGSHLLVRDTTRCPDGCSLCTQACAERHGQPRLRPNGVAYKHLDLMDACRQCSSQPECVAACPHDAIQRAPNGALIITGSCDGCGKCAPACPYDAITMIDHPFTPQPQLQKLWQRLIRRNGEIALDPVRPAQSPDKCDLCHGHSDLACVEGCPTGALRLIPVDEIFPF
- a CDS encoding UTP--glucose-1-phosphate uridylyltransferase, whose product is MNVTKAVITSAAPNQRTLPLQRLVDRDGAAKTVLQIIVEEAISAEIDEIGVVVAPGDTSSFAEAAGEYRSRLRFIEQAEPLGYGHAVLCARPFVGDQPFLHLVGDHLYMSHTAKGCAQQLVELARAESCAVSAVQPSRESLLPYYGVVGGHLVAGQQNLYLVDQVAEKPTPTEAEQRLNVPGLRVGHYLCFFGMHVLTPQVMDILDRQLAEAGGAPIQLSPALDALAKHERYLALANLGRRYDVGVKYGLLTAQLALALGGSARDEVLAMLVELLATRTIESAQ
- a CDS encoding AAA family ATPase — translated: MSFQLREFTSASNQGPTAGSGGGGGGPVVPIPPEPTSISETGLGMGFINDLVLKIVYFNGSITGQQIEDETKLPFLGVIDKALEFLKLEEYVDITGAQGGFNERAFQYVIANKGRLKINEVLARSQYAGPAPVPLAVYIDIVQRQSVGNMVVDGRVVNDAFSHLVVNQTMLDKIGPAANSARSLFLYGPPGNGKTTIAEGIANMMGGQILIPYAVEIDGQVIKVFDPLNHKPIPQPPVTRSEPNAAFGGAPQHHEFVPDRRWVVCKRPQVVVGGELIMEQLELIFDPISKVYEAPYQLKANGGLFLIDDFGRQKIRPQDLLNRWIVPLEKKIDYLALQTGKKLQVPFDVLIVFSTNLSPKDLVDDAFLRRIRHKIEVPNPTPDEYREIFRRVAKAKGVPYSDDGLRYLIQEHYMKVRRDLRSCHPRDLCDQILDESRYRGATPTMSKELIDRACEAYFVKFN
- a CDS encoding ComF family protein, translated to MIAQLIESLLALLFPERCAGCGALGEPLCERCRSALDIYPDHVRGIPALDAISIGYIYQRPIREAIHQLKYRRRRRVAQPLGQLLAELARPHAPDIDAVMPVPMHASRLAERGFNQAELLASAAARGAGLPCVAAGLVRTRATSQQAHLNAQQRQANMRGVFAWQAAAPPPARILLVDDVLTTGATMSACAIALREAGSREVYGLALARSIR
- a CDS encoding UTP--glucose-1-phosphate uridylyltransferase, which encodes MTQEHAVSVLTTIITSPTPEERDRSLDAFCRDATVDALLRECAELDALRRSSDNLYHRVRALFFLYAIYRFYLPRHAQASCRGLIPFEGYEHLLNRRFEEAITVFSEAAQAEGPTDALCSALANAYHRLAFQTLADQVRRSVRSVRGNQWMFRVGHPFDQPLRVRPELLRPLDAHGYAFPVLRETTPVRMDLTHSGWSDIFFLGMDFPEGAQVLNVSIDLGVHGRDAAPRPPVEAYFRVIDQPVLRLTSIDLATTADITDLSEVFDFARDYLGLLKAALIAAGVVPPGIEGSGQKLSDLLARMVGQGRGIELVSQVNDIPKGSRLAVSTNLLAALIAACMRATGQATSLTGQLREDERRLVAARAILGEWLGGSGGGWQDSGGVWPGIKHIQGTLATEGDPEHGISRGRLLPSHHILTRDQASDATRQALQDSLVLVHGGMAQNVGPILEMVTEKYLLRSDAEWVGRQDAISILEHILAALRDGDIAAIGELTTRNFFGPIQTIIPWASNLYTEQLIAQARERFGQDFWGFWMLGGMSGGGMGFIFAPHRKAEAQEYLQTMMRETKRRLENALPFAMDPVVYDFAINERGTYADLLEGDSALMPPGYYALTVPQMLRADPRSLAPSRRAELERFGMAVRTQPQLSTMVPKLFDLLLPRAQEDGGGAQTLQALLEQNGFDRLQHEQIRADLRAGRIGLLQNRLAPTTDIRDVEQGDVVDATGGLPDELRALGAAALQRGEVAVVSLAAGAGSRWTQGAGVVKALHPFAKLGGRHRTFIETHLAKSRRASRLAGTPVPHIFTTSYLTHGPTEAYLRSEANYGYQGPLLLSPGRSVGLRLVPMARDLRFAWEETAQQILDAQAQKMRDSLHSALIGWALGTGEGSDYTDNMPSQCLHPTGHWFELPNMLRNGTLARLLAERPQLRYLMLHNIDTLGADLDPALLGLHIQRGGALTFEVITRRIEDRGGGLARVDGQLRLLEGLAMPREEDEFTLSYYNTLTTWISIDQLLDAFGLRREDLADEEKVTAAVRALGARLPTYITLKDVKKRWGHGQEDIFPVAQFEKLWGDMTALADLRSVFVAVPRPRGQQLKDQAQLDGWLRDGTAAYVEGLCEWD
- a CDS encoding CpaF family protein, whose protein sequence is MSLLKRIGNTPQPAENAAPAPQPAPPAEPRGSQLGTAVPPPPPNAAPAPQRSALEERVSSATVGAGGAVSYGTSDTATQQKIIELSLWIVDRIQGSLNNQELKRTPESERMLQERFGNYYRQSNTSLSEPQVRQLYDMVLDELFGFGPMEPLLRDETVSEVMVNGPKQVYIEQKGKLIMTPVQFANDEHVLKVIDRIIRPLGRRVDRKWPMVDARLPDGSRVNAIIPPCAIDGPSITIRKFSKNKLQIEDLVRFGSVTNEMAEFLRACVVSRLNVVVSGGTGSGKTTLLNVLSNFIPQDERIVTIEDSAELKLGQDHVVRLESKPAEIDGSGRVSIRDLVINSLRMRPERVVIGECRGGETMDMLQAMNTGHDGSLTTLHANTPRDAISRMETMAMMAGMDMPLKVIREQIASAIDLIVQQTRLDDGQRKVAYITEVQGMEGDTVVLQDIFILDIKGKTPEGKIICDLKPTGTRPRFTSKLEAHGFKLPPSIFGATVPGQSGRW